Proteins encoded together in one Streptomyces sp. B1I3 window:
- a CDS encoding 8-amino-7-oxononanoate synthase, protein MPYAPFAWIDDEARRREEAGLVRTLRPRTAEPALLDLASNDYLGLSRHPAVTEAAAEAARTWGGGATGSRLVTGSTALHAELERELADFCGFEAALVLSSGYAANLAALTALSGHGSLIVSDARNHASIVDGCRLSRAETEVVPHADPEAVRKAIHAHGGRALAVTDSVFSVDGDAAPLTRLADVCREGGAALLVDDAHGLGVLGEGGRGALAAVGLAGDDGIVATLTLSKSLGSQGGAVLGPARVIDHLVNTARTFIFDTGLAPAAVGAALGALRHLGREPERAGRARAVALELYERLTAAGLTAVRPDAAVVSVRAPSAGMAVRWAADCRTAGLAVGCFRPPSVPDGVSRLRLTARADLTREQIETAVATVVGAAPSRSS, encoded by the coding sequence ATGCCCTACGCCCCCTTCGCCTGGATCGATGACGAGGCGCGCCGCCGCGAGGAGGCCGGACTCGTCCGGACCCTGCGCCCCCGGACCGCCGAACCCGCTCTGCTGGACCTCGCGAGCAACGACTACCTCGGCCTGTCCCGCCATCCCGCCGTGACCGAGGCGGCGGCCGAGGCGGCCCGGACGTGGGGTGGGGGCGCCACCGGCTCGCGGCTCGTCACCGGATCGACCGCCCTGCACGCCGAACTCGAGCGCGAGCTGGCGGACTTCTGCGGTTTCGAGGCCGCCCTGGTGCTCTCTTCCGGCTACGCCGCCAATCTCGCCGCCCTCACCGCGCTCAGCGGCCACGGCTCGCTGATCGTCTCCGACGCGCGCAACCACGCCTCGATCGTCGACGGCTGCCGGCTCTCCCGGGCCGAGACCGAAGTCGTGCCCCACGCGGACCCGGAGGCGGTGCGCAAGGCGATCCACGCGCACGGCGGGCGGGCGCTGGCCGTGACCGATTCGGTGTTCTCGGTGGACGGCGACGCCGCCCCACTGACCCGGCTCGCCGACGTGTGCAGAGAAGGCGGCGCGGCCCTGCTGGTGGACGACGCACACGGCCTGGGAGTCCTGGGCGAAGGCGGCCGGGGTGCGCTCGCGGCCGTCGGTCTCGCCGGAGACGACGGCATCGTCGCCACGCTCACCCTCTCCAAGTCCCTCGGCAGCCAGGGCGGCGCGGTCCTCGGCCCGGCCCGGGTCATCGACCACCTGGTCAACACGGCCCGTACGTTCATCTTCGACACCGGCCTCGCGCCCGCGGCCGTCGGTGCGGCCCTGGGTGCCCTGCGGCACCTGGGGCGCGAACCGGAGCGGGCGGGCAGGGCGCGTGCCGTCGCCCTCGAACTGTACGAACGGCTGACCGCGGCCGGCCTGACCGCCGTGCGCCCCGATGCCGCCGTCGTGTCCGTCCGCGCTCCGTCCGCCGGCATGGCGGTGCGCTGGGCGGCGGACTGCCGCACGGCCGGGCTGGCGGTCGGGTGCTTCCGCCCCCCGTCGGTGCCGGACGGGGTCTCCAGGCTGCGGCTGACCGCGCGTGCGGACCTGACGCGCGAGCAGATCGAGACCGCCGTGGCCACGGTGGTGGGTGCGGCGCCCTCCCGGTCCAGCTGA
- a CDS encoding LysR family transcriptional regulator — MFDPTRLAALVAVAEAGSITRAAGRLGYTAPALSQQLAKLEREAGAALLVRHHRGARLTAAGELLAGRARRVLDEMDQARRELSRLAGLSGGRLRVGTFTTAGIHLLPPVLSAFRRAHPDVELTVTDYEPPGGVAAVAAGDVDLALTHAYEPAVADPLPAGVSVEPLLVEELVLITAAGQMLSEGSGPLPVSELAGRPLISSAPLHPPRRGVERALAEAGAAPAVVCESPGYALVCALVSAGLGVAVVPEMVAAMSPAPVAVRRLEPPEFRRTISVAHRGDRNTAAAATLRALLRSGFGRAAAQ; from the coding sequence ATGTTCGATCCGACGCGGCTGGCGGCGCTGGTGGCGGTGGCCGAAGCGGGCTCGATCACACGGGCGGCCGGGCGGCTGGGCTACACCGCTCCCGCGCTCTCCCAGCAGCTGGCGAAACTGGAGCGGGAGGCCGGCGCCGCGCTGCTGGTGCGCCACCATCGCGGGGCGCGTCTGACGGCCGCCGGTGAGCTGCTGGCCGGGCGGGCCCGACGGGTCCTGGACGAGATGGACCAGGCACGGCGCGAGCTGTCCCGGCTGGCGGGCCTGTCGGGAGGGCGGCTGCGGGTCGGCACCTTCACCACGGCCGGGATCCACCTGCTGCCGCCGGTGCTCAGTGCCTTCCGCCGCGCCCACCCGGACGTGGAGCTGACCGTCACGGACTACGAGCCACCCGGTGGGGTCGCAGCCGTGGCGGCGGGCGATGTCGATCTGGCGCTGACGCACGCGTACGAACCCGCGGTCGCCGATCCGCTGCCCGCCGGGGTGTCCGTCGAGCCGCTCCTCGTGGAGGAACTCGTGCTCATCACGGCAGCAGGCCAGATGCTGTCCGAGGGCAGCGGGCCGCTGCCCGTGTCCGAACTCGCGGGCCGCCCCCTGATCAGCAGCGCGCCCCTCCATCCTCCGCGGCGCGGGGTGGAGCGGGCGCTTGCCGAGGCGGGGGCCGCCCCGGCCGTGGTGTGCGAGTCCCCCGGTTACGCACTGGTGTGCGCGCTGGTCAGCGCGGGTCTCGGCGTGGCGGTGGTGCCGGAGATGGTCGCGGCGATGTCCCCGGCGCCGGTCGCGGTACGGCGACTGGAGCCCCCGGAGTTCCGGAGGACGATCTCCGTCGCCCACCGGGGAGATCGCAACACCGCCGCGGCGGCCACGCTGCGGGCCCTGCTGCGCAGCGGCTTCGGCCGGGCCGCCGCGCAGTGA
- a CDS encoding ATP-binding protein → MADQQEATVTLPSDPVSVSAARRYVARVLTEWGLPDDTEIADAIRLVVSELATNAVQHTFGQSPTFTVDLRLDRDVELYLGVTDSHPRWPRRLPAAVQQDNGRGMVIIRCLAKECGGRIGVSPTQDGGKTVSVTLPWAVPAQP, encoded by the coding sequence ATGGCAGACCAGCAGGAAGCTACCGTCACTCTGCCGAGCGATCCGGTGTCGGTCTCCGCGGCCCGGAGATACGTGGCCCGCGTCCTCACCGAATGGGGCCTGCCGGACGACACCGAGATCGCCGACGCCATCCGGCTGGTCGTCTCCGAACTGGCCACCAACGCCGTCCAGCACACGTTCGGACAGTCACCCACCTTCACGGTGGACCTCCGTCTCGACCGGGACGTCGAGCTCTACCTGGGAGTCACGGACAGCCACCCCCGCTGGCCCCGGCGACTGCCCGCCGCGGTCCAGCAGGACAACGGCCGCGGCATGGTGATCATCCGCTGCCTGGCCAAGGAGTGCGGCGGCCGGATCGGCGTCAGCCCCACCCAGGACGGGGGCAAGACCGTGTCGGTCACGCTGCCCTGGGCCGTGCCCGCGCAGCCCTGA